A portion of the Bombina bombina isolate aBomBom1 chromosome 11, aBomBom1.pri, whole genome shotgun sequence genome contains these proteins:
- the LOC128641640 gene encoding NADH-ubiquinone oxidoreductase chain 5-like, which translates to MLNAIFILLFHYMLGAIFILLFYYMLGAICIPLFHYMLGAICILLFYYMLCAISILLFHYMLGAIFILLFHYMLGAIFILLFYYMLGAICIPLFHYMLGAICILLFYYMLCAISILLFYYMLGAICILLFYYMLCAISILLFYYMLCAISILLFYYMLGAICILLFHYMLGVIFILMFYYMLGVIFILLFHYMLGAICILLFYYMLGVIFILMFYYMLGVIFILLFHYMLGVICILLFYYMLGVIFILMFHYRLGVIFILLFHCMLGAICILLFHYMLGTICILLFYYMLGSICIPLFHYMLGTICILLFYYMLGAICIPLFQYMLGAICILLFYYMLGVIFILLFHYMLAAICILLFYYMLGAICILLFYYMLGVIFILLFHYMLGAICIPMFHYMLGVICILLFYYMLGAICIHLFHYMLGVICILLFYYMLGVICILLFHYMLGAICIPLFHYMLGVICILLFYYMLGVIFILMFYYMLGAICIPLFHYMLGVIFILLFHYMLGAICIPLFHYMLGVIFILLFHYMLGAICIPLFHYMLVTICILLFHYMLGAICIPLFHCMLCTICILLFHCMPGAFVSFCSTTC; encoded by the coding sequence ATGTTAAATGCCATCTTTATCCTTCTGTTCCACTACATGCTAGGTGCCATCTTTATCCTTCTGTTCTACTACATGCTAGGTGCTATCTGTATCCCTCTGTTCCACTACATGCTAGGTGCCATCTGTATCCTTCTGTTCTACTACATGCTATGTGCCATCAGTATCCTTCTGTTCCACTACATGCTAGGTGCCATCTTTATCCTTCTGTTCCACTACATGCTAGGTGCCATCTTTATCCTTCTGTTCTACTACATGCTAGGTGCCATCTGTATCCCTCTGTTCCACTACATGCTAGGTGCCATCTGTATCCTTCTGTTCTACTACATGCTATGTGCCATCAGTATCCTTCTGTTCTACTACATGCTAGGTGCCATCTGTATCCTTCTGTTCTACTACATGCTATGTGCCATCAGTATCCTTCTGTTCTACTACATGCTATGTGCCATCAGTATCCTTCTGTTCTACTACATGCTAGGTGCCATCTGTATCCTTCTGTTCCACTACATGCTAGGTGTCATctttatccttatgttctactacatgCTAGGTGTCATCTTTATCCTTCTGTTCCACTACATGCTAGGTGCCATCTGTATCCTTCTGTTCTACTACATGCTAGGTGTCATctttatccttatgttctactacatgCTAGGTGTCATCTTTATCCTTCTGTTCCACTACATGCTAGGTGTCATCTGTATCCTTCTGTTCTACTACATGCTAGGTGTCATCTTTATCCTTATGTTCCACTACAGGCTAGGTGTCATCTTTATCCTTCTGTTCCACTGCATGCTAGGTGCCATCTGTATCCTTCTGTTCCACTACATGCTAGGTACCATCTGTATCCTTCTGTTCTACTACATGCTAGGTTCCATCTGTATCCCTCTGTTCCACTACATGCTAGGTACCATCTGTATCCTTCTGTTCTACTACATGCTAGGTGCCATCTGTATCCCTCTGTTCCAGTACATGCTAGGTGCCATCTGTATCCTTCTTTTCTACTACATGCTAGGTGTCATCTTTATCCTTCTGTTCCACTACATGCTAGCTGCCATCTGTATCCTTCTGTTCTACTACATGCTAGGTGCCATCTGTATCCTCCTGTTCTACTACATGCTAGGTGTCATCTTTATCCTTCTGTTCCACTACATGCTAGGTGCCATCTGTATCCCTATGTTCCACTACATGCTAGGTGTCATCTGTATCCTTCTGTTCTACTACATGCTAGGTGCCATCTGTATCCATCTGTTCCACTACATGCTAGGTGTCATCTGTATCCTTCTGTTCTACTACATGCTAGGTGTCATCTGTATCCTTCTGTTCCACTACATGCTAGGTGCCATCTGTATCCCTCTGTTCCACTACATGCTAGGTGTCATCTGTATCCTTCTGTTCTACTACATGCTAGGTGTCATctttatccttatgttctactacatgCTAGGTGCCATCTGTATCCCTCTGTTCCACTACATGCTAGGTGTCATCTTTATCCTTCTGTTCCACTACATGCTAGGTGCCATCTGTATCCCTCTGTTCCACTACATGCTAGGTGTCATCTTTATCCTTCTGTTCCACTACATGCTAGGTGCCATCTGTATCCCTCTGTTCCACTACATGCTAGTTACAATCTGTATCCTTCTGTTCCACTACATGCTAGGTGCCATTTGTATCCCTCTGTTCCACTGCATGCTATGTACCATCTGTATCCTTCTGTTCCACTGCATGCCAGGTGCATTTGTATCCTTCTGTTCTACTACATGCTAG